ATTACAATCCATTTCAATAACGTTGAAATGTGAAATGAGCAACCATGTGATTTACATCCTGAgttatttttctctatatatttgtattaatATTTGTAGCcggataaataagtaaataaatccaAACATCATTTCAATAACGTTGAAATGTAAAATTACCAACCATGTGATTTTTTGTGAGTTATTTTTTCCAGTATATTTATTGTAATGTTCGAATTTCAGCTTCTTACACCTATTATGTTTTTATATCTACCGTCCATAGTCAGCTGcattttggtattttttaatttgatgaaTACTGACTATATTTGTACTATAGTCAGTTCTAGTTATGCTGTATTTCCTGTAATAAATCCAATAATTATTATCTACTACGTGAAAGACTATCATATGTATTTGCTTCGCCTGCTTCGTCCTAAGGAGGTTCAGACTCAAAAAATCACTACGCGGACAGTTTGACGAGTATTGCAGTATATGTACTGTCCTTGAAATAAATTCTTCCTCCTTCGGCTCAggatctttttctgttttttttttcttttcaatcaaaTGAAAAACGGCAAATGGATTGAGTCCAGGACTCTAACGTATGATGTGCACGAGAACTTATGGCAGTTGGATCGACGGCTATGAAAAATCCTGGAATAGCACCTAGCGGCTGCTTAGAAAACTTGAGGAGATTCACTGATCCAGAGATCTTATCCAGTGTCATCAGTTTTGGGTAACCATTATGGTTAGAAGCACAGGGAGGTTACTTTTATAAATTGTCCCGATTTGGTGGATATTCTTAGTTAATCCCTAAGTAATCCACTGAGTCTTTGAGGAATTTCCCcctcaaaagaaattttaaaaatgaggaACTCTGAAATTGATTGAACATTGAGCGaggataaaattttttatacgagaccaacgaaaaaaaaaatagccatATTATAACAGAGTATTCTTATGTTGGTAGCAGTAGTGTAGTTAACCCGAGTTACCGTAATATtcgacaaaaacaaaagctcATTACAATAATATTGCACTTTCGTGAAAGCGAACAAGTGAGGATATTCGTTTCTTGGTccagaaaattcgaaatttctagatttttcttgctttgttCCTACTCAACAGACGTTTGTATGCCCAAACTCTGCGCTTGAACTCTTCCGCATCCTTGGCGCGTGGTACAACGCATGGTCCTCGTTGTGGATCGGCGTTCACTCGTTCTGGGCAGTACATTGTGTTCAATTTGATAGTATCCCATCTAAAAATGTATGGAAATCAGATTATCCGGGTATGGATGTCTACGTTTGTCCAGAGGAGGTCACTATGACCGTTCGGCTGCAGTGGGAAAATgggaaataataagaagagTTCAGCCAGatcaaaaaaagtgcattcgTTTCAAAGACAACAGAATTTCCGCTCGAATACCAATTACTAAGAATTCGTGGAATACGAATAATgcaatattaaaggcatcaccccaggaatctggcgtggtatggatttcccttGGAGTATACCCATGTacggtcgtagattatgtatacaagtgtggttccgctcatctctccctaaacAGATGGCTTCGAAAAGCGGTTCCTTACGGCGTCCTTTGTTGCAATGCACCAttcttgcgccccgcccccgcctgcgattcgttggGTGAATTGAATTGTCTATCGAGGCGTCCGGATacattttcgacgaatcgcaggcgggggcgggggcAAGGGTAGCGCGTCGCAATAGAAGGCGACATAAGAAAGAGCGCTTCGGAGCCGCCTGGCTACACCAACGAAAATCTATACcccgccagattcgtggagtgatgcctttaaatagctTCGAGTTGGCTGAAgataaaggcagcacaccacgaatctgaggcggtgcgGATTTCATTTGGAGTATCTGTACacagggttgtagattatggagaatgGGTtgttccatccatttctttctaattgctgtaaaaaaaggcccggaagatgcggcgttgCACAGCGCTAGCGCGCcccaatcaaactccttgtagaaaatagtgggccggaatgctcgaagccgtatcttccgggccgttttctacggcagttagggaagaaatgaacggaatcaccctcctctccataatctatgatcctgtatacgaatactccggaatacaaataatacaataatacaccggaaatccctaccactccagattcgtggggtgatgcctttaaggacagGTTGAGGCTAATTACTGAGCAAAAAAGTGCTAACACTCCTTATTATATGTAACGGGGCCAGTGGGGATAGTCATAACTGAACCTCTGCTCCTTTTCCTTCATGAGTACAACTCTTATTCACTCTCTTGCTGTTTTAATAATGAAATGTATAAATATaagtaagaataataatattaataataaatagttataatataatattgtctcttaataatataatatataataaatacattatTGATATATCAATGATGACATTTTCTTCTATGCTTATCCTGCCCTacgaaattcttttttgtcaaACGAGGATTTCTatagatttcaattttttgcgtGGACGCCAAAAAAAGGAGCAGGTGTGTTCTAAAGCAGTGATATGAGTGCGACAGCGAAGTTGCTCAGCGGTGACATATTTGAttgatattattttaataaaaaaaggtcTAAAATATCTGCATAATTAGGCTACATTAGAATTATTACTACACTGTTTTTATTATGTCTCggttaaaaataagaaaaatacttACTTAGTAAGTAATCCTACTCTTTGTCCAGCTCCAATATCAACATCATTCCGAGCGGGGCAATATTGAGTAAGGCGATATCTGAAATTAAGGATACCATTGAGGATACTGTACTGAAGATACGTGAGTTATTGCGAAGCAATTTACGTACACTTGACCCCGTTCAACCGGACCGACGCAACGCAACCGCCGGAAAAGCATGCGCTAGTGCTTCGCGGGAAAGGCAACGATTAGTGCAGCGGAGCGGAGTCATTGATTGCGAGCAGGTGCGCCAAGCAACGCGGAAACCAATGTTCTAGTTGCGTTGCGGAAGCGCTGCGTTGACCCGCGGTCATGTACGTTCATGATCAGTGCCTGGAGCCTCACTCAACGGTATCGATCGTGTATCAGCGCGAATGGCGAGTTTTTTAAAGcagttttcctcaaaattagTTCCGGCGTATCAAAATCCCAAGTTTTAGAAAGGATGACTTGTCGTTTCACTGGTAGGAGAAAATTTTACatcgaaagaagaaacacataGTTAAATTTGCATTAATACTATTTTCGGGAAAAATGAGAGTTCACTCATGGTGCATGGAAGTGAAGCGATGGATGAGAGTTACAATACTTTCTTATCACTGTTATTCCAACCCaatagaaatcttttttttaaactttctgaatttttttggtATAATCGAGACCTCAGGGACACCCACGAATTATTGctttaatttttgcagaaagtaTTTGCTGATACTCATCACCTTGTTTTTTGTATTAGGAActagaaaaaatctaatttaaaTAAGAGTAAATTAATGTACTGTTACACTGTAATATTCGAATAACTTACTTATCCCTTGCCCACAATGGGATGGTAATGCTTTCCGGATCGAATGGCCACATCAGCTGAGCCTTTTGGAAAGTGGGCTGACGGATCAAGGGCACTGGTCTGAAAAGAGGACTTAGGTGATTTTTCTGCGATTCTTTCTCGAATGTTCACAAAtcgaaaattcacaaaaaaaagcgagatTTAGACAGCAGATGCTAATTTTTGTGTAGCAAATTGTTATTTTAGGAAATTGCTGACCAAAAATTCGCCTATGCTGCATTTCTGCGTCGTCTGTGTGCAGGAGACGAAGCTACTACCGTAAGCTAACTCGACTACGCAACGGTATCTACGTCCCtattttcgatttatttcGCGAACGTAAGGGGTGATGCCGTGCCTACGGTTACTGGCTCCTAGTTAATCCATAAAAATGATGCGCGTTTAattgaaaatctttgaaaaccgTCCGGAATCGAGTGTAGTGTCGTGAAAAACCGCCTGGTCGGGGAACGCAATTCAATTCTGACAAAACCAGGATTAGTGCCGCTTTGCGCATGACCGGTCACGTTCCAATGTAgcgtgtctttttttttaactggaCTGCAAGCTACGTCCACATCGTTTTAAGAAGTAGAATATTTTAGTGTACGAGGTTGTGAAGAGAAATTAGTGAACAAGGTAGCAAATTTACTTGAAAGCGACCTACAGGATGGAGCATTATGGATTCCCCTAAATTtgttaaaggaatcaccccatgaatctgagcggatttcaggtggaatattcgcatacgggatcgtagattatggagagaaaaggaaaagagagaaaaggcgtaaaaaacggcccggaagatacggcttcgagcgttccggcgcgctaccttctacaacgagtttgattggagcgcgccagcctcgcgCAGCATCttcgggacgttttttacggcaattaggaagaaatggacggaatcaccttcctctccataatctaccatcccgtatacgaatactccacctggaatccgtaccacctcagatttgtggggtgatgcctttaattagctCAGATAATTCGACAGTGATGATGTCTTAATGGCAGCTCAATAAAGTAAACTTATAAGAACTTtgaattttatggaaatcATTTAATTAaacttttcaaacaaaattcccGAAACAGCACCTCAGAAAGGCGGAGAATCACTCATTTctgcagagaaaaaagctATTGTCACCCTATCCTACTGTATTTTCCCTTTTAGTCGTTAGTGGAGGGCAGAGGAAAGAGTTATTCGAAGATTGTTCGATCTGAATGGGTCGATAACGCTAGCTTAGACGAATCTCATCAAATCTATGAGTAACTctcccaagaaaaaagaaatactccaagaaaaaagaaaaaactcacgcAATCGGTTGAATATAAGAAGTAGCATCCGGCCGatacatttcctttttcatacctgaactggaaaatttttcttcctaaaaactcTCCCGAATTCATTTTCACATAAATTTCAGTAATGATCTACTTCTGAGAAATTCCTCGtcacttttgaaatttctacaCTTTCggaaaagaatcaaaattcTCACCCATAAATCTCACTAACTGATCCATAACCGCTCCTCTGGAATGATTGTGCGAGTTCATTTGAAAGGCACTTTCAGCAATGTAAAGTATCGTTCTGTCAACAAGACCTTCGACAGAGTTATCGGAATACGCTGAAGTATAAACGGATTCCACGGATGTTGTACATGTACATAAAATTTAAGTATTGCAGGATTTTGCGGTTGGGATCACAGAGGAGAACAATACTTAGAAACTAACAATATTATTACTGCAGAAAACATCATGATTActctttttctagaattttcttcaacatttgACCTCAATCAATAAACAATCATCAGTAACTGCatcctcggtttttttttctcctcacaaAAACGTTCCTCACTAACAGGAAAATGTTTGAACatctatgaaaataaatagttgaaaattttccagtacGGCTAAAACGCTCTTCGTACCTAGTACAtactattcttattttattataaaaatgtacaaaaatcCTTATATTTCCTAAAAAGCGCATATCGCAGCTGGATTTTACATAGTTTTCGCAGGTGAATTTGCAAGGAATGGGGTTAATTTCCCCCATATAAGAAGTGGGTGAATAGGGTCAGCGTGAGAAATTCTGAAATCCACGTATCTCATTAACCATGGAATAAAAGGTGTCCGGAACAAGTTTAATGTGGTGAAAGAGTAGGAGCGAATTTTTCGGATGAAAAAATCGCGGGTCGCAGCAGCAATGACACATTACCTGcatatttcttgctttttcgtATCAACACGTACGGTTTATCCATGACCCATCGATCAGCGTGGAACCAAGGTTTGtaatcctgaagaaaaaaaaaaacggaatatAGATTCTTTTGTTTAACAGCGCCAAATGAGTTTGAGAAAAACTTCCtagaaaatctgcaaaaaaaaatccccttaTGAGTTTAGTGAGTGGAAAATTATGAGTTTTTACTGCTCGTACtctttatttagttattattttgtgtattttcaaacatttttcgcattaataacaataattagtCTAAGCGTGAAGGaatttttccataatctaTAGTGATAGCGACCACGGGAGCGTCTTTTCCACTCCAACTGAAAGTGGGGCTGTTGAGTGATCTCAAAAATAGTGCAGTATcttatattctttttattctctctttttcataatatatttttttcctttttacgtTTATACAATTATGtaatttatataattttacataattttcctttcttataATATACTCCTtagtattttctacaattctttcgtacatatttctttttctttcccgtAAACTTCTTCTTCCAAAATTGCTGTGATACTCCTTTGCCAGAATTCACCTATtccggataaaaaaaaaatgaaagaatcaTGCAACTAAAAAACCGCATCATTTATAGGGTGACCTAAGATTTTTCTAATAAAGAGCTATCCTTGGAATTACAAGATAACGAAGACAGCAACACATGCTCAAGCTTTCCGTAATCCTCAATCGTAGCCCAAAAAATGTCTAAGGGATGAcaatggaaaatattgagaCCTGAAGGACACAGGTCTATAAATCAGGAATTCCGGATGAGTGAGGTAATACTGCCGCGAAATTTGTGTTCATCTAAACTACCACTTATTTTGATCGTTGCAGAACTCCTTGAAAGGGAAAACTCCCACCGAAGATGaggatttcaaattttgtgtAGCCCAGCTCTTCGCCAAAAAAGACCAGAAGTTCTACGGAAGAAGAATTATGCGATTACCAGAAAGATGGCAAAAGATAATTGAACAAAGTCGagaatatatatttatttatttattcatttatttttttattgaaaacacctacaggtgtgccataaaacaaaaacaagatggaacagatcATTGATCAATGTCCTTTGCTTacgagaaaataatttttttcttctcttttttctgaaaagctTTAAAATCCCAATTAATTTCCGAACAACCCAATAGTTGAATTTAATCCTAAGTACCGAGAGTACAGAATGTCCTAAGGGTTAGATCCTACGACACCGATTTTATAGAGATTTTCCTTAGAATAGACGTCAAATCATGTATGACTGTGTCCTCAATCCAACATTTCCAATAAAATCCTTTCCTCACACGTTTTTCTAGTTAATTAGacacatttttcgaaatttcgcaTTGTCgctgaaaaagtgaagaagtgatccagaaaatttcgcaTGACTGAGCACCACCAATGAAGTTTCCGTAGGATTGACCTTGACTCACCGGACTAAGAATGAGAATTTCACATACCTGTTCCTCAAATTTCACGCATGTTCGTCGTCCGATTTGGAAAAAAGCGTCGCGAAGAACTCCACGTTCTTTTTCGGTCAATGACGGCCAGAAATACACCATTTGCGTCGGTTTTCTGGATAGGAAAATAATTTACGTGATTGAAATCGATGGTTTTTCGAGCATTAGCTGAAAAGCGGGAAAAAAACCTACCTAATCGTACGCTTACTCTCTCCGAAAGGTGCATCAATGCTATTTCCTTCAATATTCAACGCTGCAAGCGCCTGAAATTATCCAGGAATTATGAAACCCTCCGATCTCG
This is a stretch of genomic DNA from Necator americanus strain Aroian chromosome II, whole genome shotgun sequence. It encodes these proteins:
- a CDS encoding hypothetical protein (NECATOR_CHRII.G4689.T1) codes for the protein MKKEMYRPDATSYIQPIAPVPLIRQPTFQKAQLMWPFDPESITIPLWARDKYRLTQYCPARNDVDIGAGQRVGLLTKWDTIKLNTMYCPERVNADPQRGPCVVPRAKDAEEFKRRVWAYKRLLSRNKARKI